The Nitrospiria bacterium genomic sequence ATGTGACCAAAGGATTTAAATCAAGGAGGGCAAGCCCGGGCCGGAGGAATGATGGAGGGGATTATAAAATGTTCAAAGGAAAAAGGCAAAGGGAAAAAAGGCGTGAGGAGTGAGGAGTAAGGTGTCAGGAGATAAGGATTCGGGAATCGGCTTCTTTCATCATTGCGCGGAACTTTCCCAGTTCCTTGGCCTTCCACCTTTTTGCCCAACCCATCTTGTGGGGCTTGCAGAGGGCGCAGGACCGCCGCTTTGTTCGATATTGTTTTCTCATTTTCGATTCTATTTCGCCGCTAAACTTTTCAGGGTTCGCACTCGAAAACCAACGATGGTGATGCCCACAACCTCTTTCTTCTTTTCGTCATAACGAACAATCACGCCCTCGCCGATATCGGTGCCAACGGCCGGGCGAGGCTTGCCGACCGAAATGTAGAGCACATCTGCTTCTTCGTCAAACTCCCAGTTGAGCGCCGGTTTACCCTCGAGAATTTTTAAGGCTTCCATATGGTTGATCTCCTTTTTGAAGGCGTAACCGTAAAATAGGCCGTCAGAACAAAGCCATCCTGACCTGACAGCTCTCTATAAGCCACGATGAGATGCTTCTGGGTCAGAGGTGTCTTAGAATAAAACCGCACAGCCAGCAATTCGCCAAAGTCGCCTTCCTGTATTGAATCCGGGCTTGAGATGGTTTCGATCACTTTACCCTGTTGATCACGCATCTCCGGATGCCGTCGCGTGATATGACTCCATCTTTCTCGGGTGATTCGGATGGGAACCGCGTTTTTCGAATACGTAACGATCATAACCTATAGGCCGGCCCGTTTACAAACGTTACTTTATTTACGCAAACAGCTTGTAAGAATCAATGACT encodes the following:
- a CDS encoding DUF2283 domain-containing protein, with the protein product MEALKILEGKPALNWEFDEEADVLYISVGKPRPAVGTDIGEGVIVRYDEKKKEVVGITIVGFRVRTLKSLAAK